A DNA window from Longimicrobiaceae bacterium contains the following coding sequences:
- a CDS encoding pitrilysin family protein, which yields MDEDREMGIDRRLSPLRISQRSRQLDNGMRVVVHEDRSSPIVAVHVMYHVGSRHESPGRTGLAHLLEHLLFEGSENCPKGEFDRLLDQVGGVNNGSTWLDRTNYYEIVPSHAVELALWLERERMAHFLPVLDETMLEVQRGVVINERRQSCDNRPYGMADERLHELLFPEDHPYFWPTIGYLRDLEQTRLEDARAFFETYYVPRNSVLVLAGDVSPDEGFRLAEAYFGDLPPGPEHGKGVLPRLGQDPGPRRTEEMEDRVTLPRLYLGHVVPPYGTSEWIALDVLTYLLSDGESSRLQRRLVRDEQVALDVDAYLYPTELNGVLGVVATARAGIAREKLATAVDEVIEEIAAGELDEGEVAGAVMRARRDQLSSIANLEERAEELAYATTVLGNPEALEETLEAYASVGPEAVRDAARGYLGRSRGAAVMVIPRAGEEAGVES from the coding sequence TTGGACGAAGACAGGGAGATGGGGATCGATAGACGTCTGTCGCCGCTGCGAATATCGCAGCGCAGTCGGCAACTCGACAACGGGATGCGGGTGGTGGTGCACGAGGATCGATCCTCGCCCATCGTCGCCGTCCACGTGATGTACCACGTCGGCTCGCGGCACGAATCCCCCGGGCGGACGGGGCTGGCGCACCTACTGGAGCACCTTCTCTTCGAGGGCTCGGAGAACTGCCCGAAGGGGGAGTTCGACCGCCTGCTCGACCAGGTTGGAGGCGTTAACAACGGCTCAACCTGGCTCGACCGGACCAACTACTACGAGATCGTCCCCAGCCACGCAGTGGAGCTCGCATTGTGGCTGGAGCGCGAGCGGATGGCCCACTTCCTCCCCGTGCTGGATGAAACGATGCTGGAGGTGCAGCGCGGGGTGGTGATCAACGAGCGTCGACAGAGCTGCGACAACCGGCCGTACGGTATGGCCGACGAGCGCCTGCACGAGCTGCTCTTCCCCGAGGACCATCCGTACTTCTGGCCGACCATCGGATACCTCCGTGATCTCGAGCAGACGCGCCTGGAGGATGCCCGCGCCTTCTTCGAGACTTACTACGTCCCGCGTAACTCCGTCCTGGTCCTGGCGGGCGACGTCTCGCCCGATGAGGGATTTCGATTGGCCGAAGCCTACTTCGGGGACCTTCCCCCGGGGCCCGAGCACGGGAAGGGGGTGTTACCGAGACTCGGCCAGGACCCCGGTCCGCGGCGCACCGAGGAGATGGAGGATCGGGTCACCCTGCCCCGTCTCTACCTGGGCCACGTGGTGCCTCCATATGGCACCTCCGAATGGATCGCGCTGGACGTGTTGACCTACCTGCTCTCGGATGGGGAGAGCTCGCGCTTGCAGCGCCGGCTGGTGCGCGACGAGCAGGTCGCCCTGGACGTGGACGCCTATCTCTACCCGACCGAGCTGAACGGCGTGCTCGGCGTGGTGGCCACCGCGCGCGCTGGCATTGCCCGCGAGAAGCTCGCGACGGCGGTGGATGAGGTGATCGAGGAGATCGCCGCGGGCGAGTTGGACGAGGGCGAGGTCGCCGGCGCGGTGATGCGGGCGCGGCGCGACCAGCTCTCGTCGATCGCGAATCTGGAGGAGCGGGCGGAGGAGCTTGCCTACGCCACCACGGTTCTCGGAAATCCCGAGGCGCTGGAAGAGACCCTGGAGGCGTATGCCTCCGTCGGCCCCGAAGCGGTGCGGGACGCCGCGCGCGGGTATCTCGGCCGTAGCAGAGGCGCCGCGGTGATGGTGATCCCTCGGGCTGGTGAGGAAGCGGGAGTCGAGTCGTGA
- a CDS encoding pitrilysin family protein: MRRAVLPRPVPGRPPRPRPPAAERQTLDNGLRVVTVTRATVPQIAIRLVLPAGSAADPQGHEGLASLTGGLLLEGTEALSAYELHRRLDWLGASLTVQVGHDFAEVDLLLLKETLPEGIDLLADILVHAAFPERELSRLRGETVELLEARRDEPANVADDALAEALFGGAHPYGLLPQGTIESVSGLERDLVVDFHRRHYRPQGAVLIAAGDLESADFVRLLDVRLGGWNGGTAHPEYPAAPERPASGESRISIPWEDATQSEIRVGGIGLPRNSSDWVTAALGNYLLGGSTITGRLGANLREDKGWTYGVRSGFSASVQPGAWVIETAVDDDVTDAAIDEIAAELTRFLEEPVPEEELRRGKDALILSLPRAFETPGRIVARLATVEAFGLPEDYWSTFPERVEAVTPEELRRVARTLFDPARLVTVSVGG, translated from the coding sequence ATGCGTAGGGCGGTGCTCCCGCGGCCTGTCCCGGGCCGGCCCCCGCGACCGCGTCCGCCCGCGGCAGAGCGCCAGACGCTCGACAACGGCCTGCGCGTGGTGACCGTGACCCGCGCAACGGTTCCGCAGATCGCCATCCGGCTCGTGCTGCCGGCCGGGTCGGCGGCTGACCCGCAGGGGCACGAGGGGCTGGCCTCTCTGACCGGTGGGCTGCTGCTGGAAGGCACGGAGGCCCTCTCTGCCTACGAGCTCCACCGCCGCCTGGATTGGCTGGGCGCGTCCCTGACCGTGCAGGTCGGGCACGACTTCGCCGAGGTGGACCTGCTGCTGCTCAAAGAAACGCTTCCCGAGGGGATCGATCTCCTGGCCGACATCCTGGTGCACGCGGCCTTCCCGGAAAGGGAGCTGTCGCGGCTACGGGGCGAAACGGTCGAGCTGCTGGAGGCCCGGCGGGACGAACCGGCCAACGTAGCGGACGACGCGCTGGCCGAAGCCCTCTTCGGGGGCGCACATCCCTATGGCCTGCTGCCCCAGGGAACGATCGAATCGGTGAGCGGTCTCGAGCGCGACCTGGTGGTCGACTTCCATCGGCGCCATTACCGACCCCAGGGTGCAGTGCTTATCGCCGCGGGGGACCTCGAGTCGGCAGACTTCGTCCGGCTGCTCGACGTCCGGCTGGGGGGCTGGAACGGGGGCACGGCCCACCCGGAGTACCCGGCGGCCCCGGAGCGCCCGGCTTCTGGCGAGAGCCGGATCTCCATTCCCTGGGAGGACGCCACCCAGTCAGAGATCCGGGTCGGCGGGATCGGGCTGCCCCGCAACTCGAGCGACTGGGTGACGGCCGCGCTGGGCAACTATCTGCTCGGCGGCAGCACCATCACCGGACGCCTCGGCGCCAACCTGCGGGAGGACAAGGGCTGGACGTACGGGGTTCGCTCGGGATTCTCCGCTTCCGTGCAACCGGGAGCCTGGGTCATCGAAACCGCCGTGGACGACGACGTCACTGACGCGGCCATCGACGAGATCGCCGCCGAGTTGACCCGATTCCTCGAGGAGCCGGTGCCGGAGGAGGAGCTCCGCCGCGGTAAGGACGCCCTGATTCTCTCCCTTCCACGTGCCTTCGAAACGCCCGGTCGCATCGTCGCGCGCCTCGCCACCGTAGAGGCCTTCGGGCTTCCCGAAGACTACTGGTCCACCTTCCCTGAGCGCGTGGAGGCGGTCACGCCGGAAGAGCTGAGGCGCGTCGCGCGCACGCTCTTCGACCCTGCACGGCTGGTGACTGTGTCGGTGGGAGGCTGA
- a CDS encoding dipeptidase produces MPDIAAYLAVHRSRHRSELADFLRIPSISAKSEHREDMERAATWLVDRMLEAGLQKAETMPTGGHPAVVGEWRGAPDAPTLLIYGHYDVQPPEPLDEWVSPPFEPTERDGKLYARGSVDDKGQLYLHLKAVEAYLAEYGALPVNVVFLIEGEEEIGSDHLEGFLVENRELLACDAVLISDTTMFAPGLPSITTGLRGLAYMEVTVRGPRTDLHSGSYGGAVVNAANALARIIAGLHDENGRVTIPGFYDDVRALSDVERASLGRLPFTEEGLREEVGASELGGEAGFGALERIWARPTLDVNGLLSGYTGEGAKTVLPARAMAKISMRLVPDQDFRVIQRAFAEHVRSLAPKGVTVEVSALHGGQPWAAEPNAPIFAAAERALARAFGREPVYIREGGSIPIVQAFQTTFDAPVVLIGFGLPGENAHAPNEWLSLENFEKGTYAIALLYEELATSSSPEAP; encoded by the coding sequence ATGCCCGATATCGCCGCGTATCTCGCCGTCCACCGCTCGCGCCACCGGTCCGAGCTCGCGGACTTTCTGCGTATTCCCAGCATCAGCGCGAAATCCGAGCACCGCGAGGACATGGAGCGGGCGGCGACCTGGCTGGTCGATCGGATGCTCGAGGCCGGGCTGCAGAAAGCCGAGACCATGCCGACCGGGGGGCACCCGGCCGTAGTCGGCGAATGGAGGGGGGCGCCCGATGCCCCCACGCTCCTCATCTACGGCCACTACGACGTGCAGCCCCCCGAACCCCTGGACGAATGGGTCAGCCCGCCGTTCGAGCCGACGGAGCGCGACGGGAAGCTCTACGCTCGCGGGTCGGTGGATGACAAGGGGCAGCTCTACCTGCACCTGAAAGCGGTGGAGGCATATCTCGCCGAGTACGGCGCGCTGCCGGTGAACGTAGTCTTCCTGATCGAAGGCGAGGAAGAGATCGGCTCCGACCACCTGGAGGGCTTCCTGGTCGAGAACCGCGAGCTCCTCGCCTGCGACGCCGTGCTCATCTCCGACACCACGATGTTTGCGCCCGGCCTGCCGTCGATCACCACCGGCCTGCGCGGCCTCGCCTACATGGAGGTGACGGTGCGCGGCCCGCGGACGGATCTACACTCCGGATCGTACGGCGGGGCGGTGGTGAACGCGGCGAACGCGCTCGCCCGCATCATCGCGGGCCTCCACGATGAGAACGGAAGGGTTACGATCCCCGGCTTCTACGATGACGTCCGCGCGCTGAGCGACGTGGAGCGCGCCTCACTGGGGCGGCTCCCCTTCACCGAGGAGGGACTGCGGGAAGAGGTGGGCGCCTCCGAGCTGGGCGGTGAAGCAGGATTCGGCGCGCTCGAGCGGATCTGGGCGCGCCCGACGCTAGACGTGAACGGGCTTCTCTCCGGGTACACCGGCGAAGGGGCGAAGACGGTTCTGCCGGCACGGGCGATGGCGAAGATCTCCATGCGCCTCGTGCCCGATCAGGACTTCCGGGTGATTCAGCGCGCCTTTGCCGAGCACGTGCGGTCGCTCGCCCCGAAGGGGGTGACGGTGGAGGTCAGCGCCCTGCACGGCGGGCAGCCATGGGCGGCGGAGCCCAACGCCCCGATCTTTGCCGCTGCGGAGCGCGCACTGGCCCGTGCTTTCGGTCGGGAACCGGTCTACATTCGTGAAGGTGGCTCGATTCCCATCGTGCAGGCATTCCAGACGACCTTCGACGCGCCGGTGGTGCTCATCGGCTTCGGCCTTCCCGGAGAGAACGCCCACGCCCCCAACGAGTGGCTGTCGCTCGAGAACTTCGAAAAGGGGACGTACGCAATCGCCCTCCTCTACGAGGAGCTGGCCACCTCTTCCTCGCCGGAAGCGCCCTGA
- the asd gene encoding archaetidylserine decarboxylase (Phosphatidylserine decarboxylase is synthesized as a single chain precursor. Generation of the pyruvoyl active site from a Ser is coupled to cleavage of a Gly-Ser bond between the larger (beta) and smaller (alpha chains). It is an integral membrane protein.), whose product MSEPSDLPELPSRGWRMALAVLARLPQGSLSRGFGRFADLPLPRPLRRPVLQSFSRLVGVDLTEVELPLESYRTLNEFFVRRLRPGVRTWPQPADTLASPVDGAIGQTGRITRGRVLQAKGRWYSVADLIGDDVEAERYEGGSFVTLYLSPRDYHRIHAPIGGTIPYARHIPGALLPVNAAAVAHVPHLFPRNERLLCAIDGRLGRVTVVAVGAYNVGRISAAFDQDWHAGEGETRWVTNRGGGEPARHDYSPPISIERGEELMAFHLGSTVVLLLEPGRCELDPTLAAGRPVRLGMTLGRRIQGASGEEEVASSS is encoded by the coding sequence ATGTCCGAGCCGTCTGACCTTCCGGAACTGCCCTCCCGCGGCTGGCGGATGGCGCTGGCGGTACTCGCCCGCCTTCCGCAAGGCAGCCTCAGCCGCGGATTCGGCCGCTTTGCCGATCTGCCCCTACCGCGGCCGTTGCGCCGGCCCGTACTCCAGAGCTTCTCCCGACTGGTAGGGGTGGACCTCACCGAGGTCGAGCTACCGCTGGAGAGCTACCGCACCCTGAACGAATTCTTCGTCCGGCGGTTGCGGCCGGGCGTACGCACCTGGCCGCAACCGGCGGATACGCTAGCCTCACCCGTCGACGGGGCGATCGGGCAGACTGGACGGATCACCCGTGGCAGGGTGCTGCAGGCGAAGGGCCGCTGGTACTCGGTCGCGGATCTGATCGGGGATGATGTCGAGGCGGAGCGGTACGAAGGTGGGTCCTTCGTGACCCTGTATCTCAGCCCGCGGGACTATCACCGCATCCATGCCCCCATCGGCGGCACGATCCCGTATGCCCGGCACATACCCGGGGCGCTACTGCCCGTGAATGCCGCGGCGGTGGCGCACGTGCCCCATCTATTTCCCCGGAACGAGCGGCTACTGTGCGCCATCGACGGGCGGCTGGGCCGGGTGACGGTGGTGGCTGTCGGCGCGTACAACGTGGGGAGGATCTCCGCCGCTTTCGACCAGGACTGGCACGCCGGGGAGGGGGAGACGCGCTGGGTGACGAACCGCGGGGGAGGGGAGCCCGCACGCCATGATTACTCTCCTCCGATTTCGATCGAACGGGGGGAAGAGCTGATGGCCTTCCATCTCGGCTCGACGGTGGTGCTCCTGCTCGAGCCGGGACGATGCGAGCTGGACCCCACCCTGGCCGCCGGTCGTCCGGTCCGGCTGGGTATGACGCTCGGGCGGCGGATTCAGGGCGCTTCCGGCGAGGAAGAGGTGGCCAGCTCCTCGTAG